The Fundulus heteroclitus isolate FHET01 chromosome 13, MU-UCD_Fhet_4.1, whole genome shotgun sequence genome contains a region encoding:
- the mgat1b gene encoding alpha-1,3-mannosyl-glycoprotein 2-beta-N-acetylglucosaminyltransferase b isoform X2, whose translation MVRKKSSLILCGAFLFVAWNALLLLYLWGRPPIGRLGDGGGAEPEGNEKWGASRGKMGQLNLAEEMIRLAEEVEVHLDTQKKLLKQIESHRAVWARQKDVGKREASSKIKEVKEAAAQQRLQKTQGPLRNDVDVGDQSDTERPVHDVAPSLNVEHANEKIRTTKMTTPAPSPEFIIPILVIACDRVTVKRSLDRLIMYRPSAELYPIIVSQDCGHAETARVISSYGEQVTHIKQPELSDIKVRPEHRKFQGYYKIARHYRWALNQVFHTFSQSTVVIVEDDLEVAPDFFEYFRALYPILRSDPTLWCVSAWNDNGRDALIDPSKAELLYRTDFFPGLGWMLLKELWDELEPKWPSAFWDDWMRQPEQRKNRSCIRPEISRTITFGRKGVSLGQFFDQYLRYIRLNTEFVPFTKQDLSFLLKEKYDEIFIQEVYSATLVKIEDLQHGGHLKGPGPYRVQYSSRDSFKVFARNLGVMDDLKSGVPRTGYRGVVSFLHRGRRVFLAPPEGWTQYDISWS comes from the exons ATGGTTCGCAAGAAAAGTTCTCTTATATTATGTGGCGCTTTCCTGTTCGTTGCATGGAATGCTTTGCTCCTGCTCTATCTTTGGGGTCGACCTCCCATTGGCCGTCTTGGAGATGGTGGAGGAGCAGAACCAGAGGGGAATGAGAAATGGGGCGCAAGCAGGGGTAAAATGGGTCAACTCAACCTGGCGGAAGAAATGATTCGGCTGGCCGAAGAGGTTGAAGTTCATCTTGATACCCAGAAAAAGCTACTGAAGCAGATAGAAAGTCACAGAGCAGTATGGGCTCGGCAGAAGGATGTTGGGAAAAGAGAAGCCAGTTCTAAGATAAAAGAAGTGAAAGAAGCAGCAGCCCAACAGCGGCTTCAGAAAACCCAGGGACCTCTCAGAAATGACGTGGATGTTGGCGACCAAAGTGATACAGAAAGACCTGTTCATGATGTAGCTCCAAGCTTAAATGTTGAACATGCTAATGAGAAAATTAGAACCACTAAAATGACAACTCCTGCTCCCAGCCCAGAATTCATCATTCCCATCCTGGTTATTGCTTGTGACAGAGTCACGGTGAAGCGGAGCCTCGACAGACTCATAATGTACCGCCCTTCTGCAGAACTATATCCAATCATTGTAAGCCAAGACTGTGGCCATGCCGAGACGGCTCGTGTTATTAGTTCATACGGAGAGCAAGTGACACATATAAAACAACCAGAACTGTCTGACATCAAAGTCAGACCTGAGCACAGAAAGTTCCAGGGTTACTACAAAATCGCCAGACATTATCGATGGGCACTCAACCAGGTGTTTCACACGTTCTCTCAGTCTACTGTGGTCATAGTGGAGGATGACTTGGAG GTGGCACCAGACTTCTTTGAGTATTTCCGAGCCCTGTATCCTATTCTGCGCTCTGACCCCACCCTATGGTGTGTTTCTGCTTGGAACGATAATGGCAGAGATGCTTTGATTGACCCTTCCAAAGCTGAGCTCCTTTACAGAACAGACTTCTTTCCTGGCCTGGGCTGGATGCTGCTGAAGGAGTTGTGGGACGAACTGGAACCAAAATGGCCTTCAGCCTTCTGGGATGACTGGATGCGTCAGCCTGAGCAGCGCAAAAACCGCTCCTGTATAAGACCAGAAATCTCCCGGACTATTACCTTTGGCAGGAAAGGTGTCAGTTTAGGTCAATTCTTTGACCAATACCTTCGCTATATTAGGCTGAACACTGAGTTTGTGCCTTTCACCAAACAGGATTTGTCTTTTTTGCTGAAGGAGAAGTATGATGAAATCTTTATTCAAGAGGTTTATAGCGCCACATTGGTAAAGATTGAAGACCTTCAGCATGGGGGTCATTTAAAAGGACCTGGACCGTACAGGGTGCAGTACTCCAGCAGAGATAGTTTTAAAGTCTTTGCTCGAAATTTGGGGGTAATGGATGACCTGAAATCTGGAGTTCCTCGCACAGGTTATAGGGGTGTAGTCAGCTTCCTGCACCGTGGCCGAAGGGTCTTTTTAGCCCCACCAGAGGGCTGGACGCAGTATGACATCAGCTGGAGCTGA